The Phlebotomus papatasi isolate M1 chromosome 3, Ppap_2.1, whole genome shotgun sequence genomic sequence TATCAGGGAGTGTTTGGTACACATTGATTTCGATAAAACTGAAATTGATTTGCAACAAAAATCACTGAAGACCACTTGTAAATGCTTCACAAAACCAAGTTTTAGCAATTTCGAAGtcccatttttaataaatttgggcCCTCTATTTCTTTATAAACCATTGCAGTCTATTTGACATTTTAAAGTTAGGTTATAATTCGTTCTTTTCTAGATTTCAACCATGTTTTGAACTGTTTTTACTGGTTTTTCGTCACTATATGTTGGAAAATCGCTTGCTTTAACtaatttgaatgttattttacacaaaaaataagaaattagcGAAAACCTAAGAAAATGTGGGAGAATCCCGCATGCAAACAACCGAGAATTGAAAACTCGCACACTAACTCAAAACCGCATCAGCAGGCTATCATACACGCTCACTTTAGATTTCAAGTAATGTTGCACATCTGCAATCTAAATGACACATTTAGCATTTGGGTgtttttttaggtgtgattccttccaatcacacctattgcaatcctcggattttctcaaagtgctccgatcgagctgaaattcacagggtatatgttttgaacatccctgatgccgaaaatcataagccggtaatttcgggtccggccggccgtccgtagtacgcaatatctctggtttggatagagatatcttcataatgtttttaaatatatctactcgcgcgtacgacgatttttGTGCTATTTgtaccggttctaaaccggttaaaaatcacgttgtagtttatctcgaaatctaagcatgcgattttgaaagttttatgtttatgttgtagcccagaaaatttagaccaatttaaaaaaaaaaattaagacattcgtcgaacagttctcgagatatttcactttaaagatttcaattttaagaaaatttgctaatagCGTCAGATgggaaaaaaagcgggagaagtggcgtcggacaagcttttccatatatatagcactctctctttctctctctctctacctaaacagatgtaaagtttgagtcctctatctatcatagtttccgagaaaatctactttaaaaatttttatacacTTTTATCCATTTCTCatgcaattttttcattttcaagtgaaattttgcacttaTCAAGTATGAAAAAggttctaaatggatgtaaagtttgaggcctctattcctcatagtttccgagataatccactttaaaaattttcagacacttatgcatttctcatcgaatttttttcatttccaagtgaaattatTCTATTccttatagtttccgagaaaatcaaatttaaagtttttcagatcttatCATTGGCTTGGCTTAATAGAGGAATTAGCTGAATATATGAGTCActccgaaaaaaaatctatagagTTGCTAAGCATTCTTTTTGACGCGAATTCTATGGATTCCCGAGCGTGAGCGTTCTTCTGTCATAGTAATTCAATGAGTTATCTCTTGgtaagggtcccggtcaaaatcccgaacgccaaaaatctcgaatgggccaaaaacccgaaagccaaaaccccgaatttttaagtgtcatagctactcccacgattgcacccgcgctttctggaggcaaaggaaaattttcagtgtcttgggaaattattctacacattatcctccatataatttcatcccttgaatttgaacattcgggattttggttttcgggattttgactaccTCCGCTTGATAATTAATCCAAGAAAATTACGAATAACCCAAAATATCTCTTTGAAATTTATAGAAACCATAAAATCTTATCTTCTTCTTATCTTCATTTAatgagattattattattattttttaaattaagaaacCTGTTAGAATGCCGCGAGGCctttaaaaatcttattttcatAAAGAAAAGCGATCTCATAATGATTTTTCTAGGAAACTCAGGGAACCGAACGAGTAACTTATAAACTACTACAGTGACTCAGGTTATCGGTTCCCcgaaaaaatatatggatttTCTGAGTTCCCTGACGAAACTGGCTGGAATTTAGGAGCAAATTAATGGGTCTTATAAAACTCTGAGTAGATATTCAAGTAACCGACGCTGTGGACGCTGTTTTGTGCAAAAACTTCATAAGAAAGTggtaaataggtgtgattatgaaagaatcacacctaaatcaAATAAGGTTATGCTTTGGGCAATTCTGTTTGTTGTCTTATAATTTGAGCAGCACATTTTTCTGttttaattttgtgttttctaATTAGATGGCCAGAATATTTCACggtgaaatttcaagatctcaCCGAAAAGATTTCACTAATGAAATTTCATAATGATGAAATTTCATagtctattttttttcattacaaaTGATGAATTTCTAACACACTGAggacatttttcaataaaaaaatgcgaattattttaaaagtttctgCTTAATTCAAAACATAAGGTAAGTTTCACGAAACACTAGAAACACAGTCAATGAAATATTGGAATGAGTCACCCCTTGCAGGTcgctttataaaatgattttgattttttcttatttttttatttgagtaaaaccaattaaattaaaaaacatttatcAACTGTcttattttgcaatttatttttattttataatttttggcaattgcttttttaaaacaaatcccaataaaatgtctacataaaaatttaatttttggagaCTTTTCCGAAGCGTAAgagataaaagttttttttaagaatagaaTCCCAAAAGGATGCTTTTTAAGTTTGGtggcttttgaaattgggaaatACAGGGAATACAAAAAGGAGTTACCTTTGAGACTAGGGATTCAGGAATCTTCCGAGGCATCGTCAGATGGGATCTCAGCGGAGGATTGTCCCTCCGCCTGATCCTGCCCTCACTTGGACTCTTTGGCCAGCTTCATGAGCTCATTGCAGATCTGCTCAGAGACTTCCTGGGAAGGCGGAATCTCAGATAGAACCCACGTATCGTCGGTACTGGTGAGTTCTTCCTGGCAAATTGGGCAGAATTTGTTGTTGACATTCCATTGTTCGATGCAGGGGACGCAGTAGGTGTGAGCACAGGGAAGCAGGACTTCTGGCTTCCTGTCGAGGCAGATACAGCACTCATTGACCGATTCTTGGGCATTTGTGTTTGCTGGAGGGGATTCTGCCTGAGTTATTGTCTCCACTTCGTGCATTATCATCGAGGCTGTTCTGTTCCTTTCCTCCCGATCCTCCACAGCTATCAGGGTCTCCACGTGTGACTGGAAGGTGCGGAATACCGTGAGGAAATCCTTGAGATTGAGCAATTTGTAGCTCTCAATTGAACGGGATTCTACTGCGACTTTAACACAAGCTATCCGAACAGTTGCCTTCCAGAGCAACGAGGAATCACTGCCACGCTTCACGGCAAACACCAATTGATTCCCCTGGGAATCCACACACTTCCTAGACCTGCAAATATCCCAAAAGAATGTGTTTAGATGGGGATTTTAGGGTTTTTCTTTTGTGTTTCATTACAATTCATTGAGATCCCGGACACATTCTTGGAATTCGTCGTAGGAAAGCTGCCCGATTTCCGTGAAAACCTTAGCATGCTTGACAATTTCCAAGTGTACATTGTTCACAACTTTATTCTGCATCAACTGATCGGGGATACTACTATTTTGGCCCATTTCTTCAAGAGAAAATCACAGAATTTCACAAGAAAACACAATTTTTCCTCTTTGAAGAAGACAACAAACATCAGTGCTGCCGCCAACACTTCGGTGACAGTTCCTGGAGATGCTCAAATCTCCCAAAAATCTCCTAAATTTCAAatacactcaactcttcgttatccggcacttcgttatccgggtgacagctgccaaacactggcggttaatatattcaaaattattttcactaaatatgaagtttgtccagagtgaattaaagtattattaacattgtatcgaaagtttttaatacataattgtgataaaaaatgaaaaataagcacaccatgaagaaaattctctttttctttgtcagacagaaaataaattcaaactgcacaaaatagaaaaaccgttgatcattcataaaacctaaatgtcattttgtcccccagtcagccggataacgaagagtctactgtattttgaatttgaataccCAGCGAACATTTAGCAGAAAAAGTaacattttcagcatttttttgctgaatcggtctgctggctaGTCAGCaactctcgaacaaaaagttctaagcaaatacatgaaaatggcactgtttagcgctcgcagcggATAATGACAGAACTAAACACTGTCGGTAGATGGCGCTGGAAGTCATTTAGtagattttctctttcatttctttttctctcaaaatgtacttggaatttcccctgaaattatttatcaacttgggggatattataatcacgatttttattccctatacactcgactcttcgttatccggcacttcgttatccgggtgacagctgccatacactggcggttgatgcattcaaaattatttttagtaaacatgaagtttcttcagtgtgaattaaagtgttattatcattgtatcgaagtttttaatacataattgtgataaaaaatgaaacataagcacaccatgaagaaaattctctttttctttggcagacagaaaataaatccacatcacacagcacaaaatataaaaacagttgatcattcaaaaaacccaaatgtcattttgtctcccagtcagccggataactaAGAGTCGACTGTATTGTTATAGGATTTATGCTGCAGTGTGCTGTCTATCTCTAAAAGAATAGACTGGTATTTTGCTACAAATAATATAATCATAAATAATCAATTTGGATTTAGTTAGAACATCCTTATCGACTCTAGATATGGACTAATTAGCTTAGAATCAAACATTAGAGAAGCTTTTGCTAAGCAAATGCATGGCGTGGCAGTCTTCTTAGACCTAGAAAAAGCCTACGACAGAATTTGGAGGTATCACATTTTGCGGAAGCTCGAGTCAGTTGGTGTTAAAGGGCAACTTTTCACctttatcaaaaattttctaATGAACAGAACATTTCAAGTCTATATAGGAGATAAACTTACTAACAGATATAACTTAGAAAATGGAGTCCCGCTAGGATCGGTCCTCTCCGTTAAGCTATTTTTATTGGCGATAAATGATGTTGTTAACCAGATAGATCCTAGTATCCTAGTAGATCCTAGTAGATATCTCCCGAAAAGTCTACGGTAGTTCATTTCTGTAGGAAGTACAAGAGCCATCGAGATCCATCATTAACAGTTGAAAACAACTCCATCCCAGTAGTAGCTCACCAGAGATACCTTGGTGTTGAGTTTGATCGCAAACTCACATGGCACACTCACATTGACAAAACTAAAAAGTCTGCAATGAAAAGCATAAATGTCCTAAAAGCCTTATCAGGAACACAGTGGGGGGCTAACCGAGATTCACTACTAATGATACACAATGCTTTGATAGTTTCTAAACTAAATTATGGGGCACCCGTTTTCAGTACAGCATCAAAGACAGCTCTACAAAAACTAAACTCAGTACATAACCTTGGCATTCGCTTAGCTACTGGAGCATTTCGTACCAGTAGAACCAGTAGTATCATTGTAGATGCTGGCGTTTTACCGCTTGGCCTAATGAGGGAGAAAttatcattgaatttttattttaaactgtgTACACAAAACCTACACCCACTATACCCCATTTCTTCATCAATATCTAGCCTTAGAATACaaataataggaaaaaaaactCATATTTTCACTACATTAAAGTATTACTAGACAAATACGAACTAGACAACACTACCCCATCCCTCCAAGCTCCTCCCCCAACACCCTGGCTGGTACTAAGCAACATCGAAGATGACCAAGACTTACATTCATATAGGAAAATCAAGGATGTTGTCCAGAAGAAAGTGTGGGAACACAGGCAGAGAGAATGGGACCAACATGAAGATAAACTTAAACTCGTCAAACCGAAAGTCACAAAATGGGGAACTTACAAAAAGTTGACAAGAAAGGAAAGCGTGGCACTTACAAGATTACGGATTGGACATACCAAATATACCCACAGCCATCTCATAGAACGAACCACAAACATTTGCGAAACCTGTGGAGTAGAGAACTCTGTAGAACACCTCTTGCATTCTAACCAGTTCATTGCCATCCGAGTAAGCTGCGGCGTAAAGGACAGAATCCAAGATGCTACGATTAACAGGTAAACAGAAATTGGCAActtgatgaaatttttgaaactacagtagactctcgcaaattcggctcttttaagatcgggctactttttaattcgggcagcggttacatttgaaaagagtttgttgacatttttcaagttcaattatgaatatcaaatgaagcaaatatgctcaaattttccatgatttgtct encodes the following:
- the LOC129807889 gene encoding RING finger protein 141-like, translating into MGQNSSIPDQLMQNKVVNNVHLEIVKHAKVFTEIGQLSYDEFQECVRDLNELSRKCVDSQGNQLVFAVKRGSDSSLLWKATVRIACVKVAVESRSIESYKLLNLKDFLTVFRTFQSHVETLIAVEDREERNRTASMIMHEVETITQAESPPANTNAQESVNECCICLDRKPEVLLPCAHTYCVPCIEQWNVNNKFCPICQEELTSTDDTWVLSEIPPSQEVSEQICNELMKLAKESK